The proteins below are encoded in one region of Aquisphaera giovannonii:
- a CDS encoding RusA family crossover junction endodeoxyribonuclease has product MPHLEFTVDGPPVSNQTKDKANLRAWRDAIRSEAARCWAGKAPLKGRLKCTILNFHEGEYASLDDDNMVKPIRDAMNGLIYEDDSQICYSETIHISIDAPIRIRRASPILLAAYSKGDEFLYIRIDDLPDFLQLPQ; this is encoded by the coding sequence ATGCCGCACCTGGAATTCACCGTCGATGGGCCGCCCGTCTCCAATCAGACGAAAGACAAGGCCAATCTGCGGGCGTGGCGGGATGCGATCCGATCGGAAGCCGCCCGGTGCTGGGCCGGGAAAGCGCCCCTCAAGGGCAGGCTCAAGTGCACGATCCTCAACTTCCACGAAGGCGAGTATGCCTCGCTCGACGACGACAACATGGTGAAGCCCATCCGGGACGCCATGAACGGCCTGATCTACGAGGACGACTCCCAGATTTGTTACTCGGAGACGATCCACATCAGCATCGACGCCCCGATCAGAATTCGGAGGGCCTCGCCTATCCTCCTGGCGGCCTACAGCAAGGGGGATGAATTCCTCTACATCCGGATCGATGACCTGCCCGATTTCCTCCAACTCCCACAGTGA
- a CDS encoding PrsW family glutamic-type intramembrane protease, with the protein MAIRVQCECGKKLKARDEMAGRTAPCPDCGRPLTVPHPGPSPAEDDVIGFADAASGADDEAPARPAAPALSRELPGSATSAPSSPSASSPAPAPPRRAAAAVAASPAEGRSSAREFLYLALILALVPLGISVLRPEAKDFEARLETAVEHADAETKARLGALEAREGVGLGDLLEAFPGGKLDASAHLPHSTIVHWIYGAVAAAGFLGLALLLFPGERKVPHHLLLAGLFTATVGIVLLLGFQYAAAATQGVWIRGRGIIVLLFYVVKFIGWSYASASDPGANFWLSFLGYTCGVGLCEELCKALPILSQYFGGNDRMGWRNAALWGLASGAGFGVAEGIMYSSRYYNGISPGEMYVVRFVSCAALHAIWTASVGIAVWRGRDGLRHGQDGASLALAVLKILAVPMILHGLYDTLLKQDMDLYALGVGAASFAWLVLQVERARAGDEEPSPASKPAWA; encoded by the coding sequence ATGGCGATCCGGGTGCAGTGCGAGTGCGGGAAGAAGCTCAAGGCCAGAGACGAGATGGCGGGGCGTACGGCCCCCTGCCCGGACTGCGGCCGGCCGCTCACGGTCCCGCACCCCGGGCCGTCGCCCGCCGAGGACGACGTCATCGGCTTCGCGGACGCCGCCTCGGGGGCGGACGACGAGGCCCCCGCCCGGCCCGCCGCCCCGGCCCTCTCGCGTGAGCTCCCCGGGTCCGCGACGTCGGCGCCCTCGTCCCCATCCGCGTCCTCGCCGGCCCCCGCGCCGCCCCGGAGGGCCGCGGCGGCCGTCGCCGCATCGCCCGCCGAGGGACGGTCTTCGGCCCGGGAGTTCCTCTACCTGGCCCTGATCCTGGCGCTCGTCCCGCTGGGGATCTCGGTCCTCAGGCCGGAGGCGAAGGATTTCGAGGCCCGCCTCGAGACCGCGGTGGAGCACGCCGACGCGGAGACCAAGGCCCGGCTCGGCGCGCTCGAGGCTCGCGAGGGCGTCGGCCTGGGCGACCTCCTGGAGGCCTTCCCCGGCGGCAAGCTCGACGCCTCCGCTCACCTGCCCCATTCCACGATCGTCCACTGGATCTACGGCGCGGTCGCGGCGGCGGGCTTCCTGGGCCTGGCCCTGCTCCTGTTCCCGGGCGAGAGGAAGGTGCCGCATCACCTGCTGCTGGCGGGGCTGTTCACGGCGACCGTGGGCATCGTGCTGCTGCTGGGCTTCCAGTACGCGGCGGCGGCCACGCAGGGGGTCTGGATCCGGGGCCGGGGCATCATCGTGCTGCTCTTCTACGTCGTCAAGTTCATCGGCTGGTCGTACGCCTCGGCGAGCGACCCGGGGGCCAACTTCTGGCTCAGCTTCCTCGGCTACACCTGCGGCGTGGGCCTCTGCGAGGAGCTCTGCAAGGCGCTGCCGATCCTCTCGCAGTACTTCGGCGGCAACGACCGTATGGGCTGGCGCAACGCCGCGCTCTGGGGGCTCGCCTCGGGCGCGGGCTTCGGCGTGGCCGAGGGCATCATGTACTCGTCCCGCTATTACAACGGGATCTCGCCGGGCGAGATGTACGTCGTGCGGTTCGTCTCGTGCGCCGCGCTGCACGCGATCTGGACGGCCTCCGTCGGAATCGCCGTGTGGCGCGGGCGGGACGGCCTCCGGCACGGCCAGGACGGCGCGTCCCTGGCGCTGGCCGTCCTGAAGATCCTGGCCGTCCCGATGATCCTCCACGGGCTGTACGACACGCTCCTGAAGCAGGACATGGACCTCTACGCCCTGGGCGTCGGCGCGGCCAGCTTCGCCTGGCTGGTCCTCCAGGTCGAGCGTGCCCGCGCCGGCGACGAAGAGCCGTCCCCGGCCAGCAAGCCGGCCTGGGCGTGA
- a CDS encoding esterase translates to MSVLRSRRHVLLPGLFALAIGANVATTVPAQAQPQGQRARTPNDTLKSVEVSPDHKVTFRIYAPKASEVSVNGDFKGGGKMTKDEQGVWSLTTGPLRPDFYTYGFNVDGVRTVDPKNAMIKQGIANVDSMLLVPGEESEFEATKDVPHGEVRQAWYRSATLGEPRRLHVYTPPGYDQGTEKYPVFYLLHGAGDDDSGWSTIGRAGFIMDNLIASGKARPMIVVMPNGSLPRPTNFPRTAPGTAPSPEARAAMEAIQNRFTDELLKDVAPFVEGHYRVLPGVENRALAGLSMGGGQTLRLITTNPDRFAYVGIWSAGLFGGNPDEWEKRNAAFLDQAKAFNGTVKLLSIRVGDGDFALAGTKNLDEVLSRHDVKHELTINDGGHTWINWRKYLSEFAPRLFR, encoded by the coding sequence ATGAGCGTCCTGCGATCGCGCCGCCACGTCCTCCTGCCGGGCCTCTTCGCCCTGGCGATCGGGGCGAATGTCGCCACGACGGTCCCCGCGCAGGCCCAGCCGCAGGGCCAGAGGGCCCGCACGCCCAACGACACCCTGAAGTCGGTCGAGGTCTCGCCGGACCACAAGGTCACCTTCCGGATCTACGCGCCGAAGGCCTCCGAGGTCTCCGTCAACGGCGACTTCAAGGGGGGCGGCAAGATGACCAAGGACGAGCAGGGCGTCTGGTCGCTCACGACCGGCCCGCTCCGGCCGGACTTCTACACCTACGGGTTCAACGTGGACGGCGTGCGCACGGTCGACCCGAAGAACGCGATGATCAAGCAGGGGATCGCGAACGTGGACAGCATGCTGCTGGTCCCCGGCGAGGAGAGCGAATTCGAGGCCACGAAGGACGTCCCCCACGGCGAGGTCCGCCAGGCCTGGTACCGCTCGGCGACCCTCGGCGAGCCCCGCCGGCTGCACGTCTACACGCCGCCCGGTTACGACCAGGGCACCGAGAAGTACCCGGTGTTCTACCTCCTCCACGGCGCGGGGGACGACGACTCGGGCTGGAGCACCATCGGCCGCGCCGGGTTCATCATGGACAACCTGATCGCCTCCGGCAAGGCCCGGCCGATGATCGTGGTCATGCCCAACGGCAGCCTGCCCCGGCCGACGAACTTCCCGAGGACCGCCCCCGGGACCGCGCCCTCGCCGGAGGCCCGCGCCGCGATGGAGGCCATCCAGAACCGGTTCACCGACGAGCTCCTGAAGGACGTCGCCCCGTTCGTCGAGGGCCATTACCGCGTCCTGCCGGGCGTGGAGAACCGGGCCCTCGCGGGGCTCTCCATGGGCGGCGGCCAGACCCTCCGCCTGATCACGACGAACCCCGACCGCTTCGCCTACGTCGGGATCTGGAGCGCCGGGCTGTTTGGCGGCAACCCCGACGAGTGGGAGAAGCGCAACGCCGCGTTCCTCGACCAGGCGAAGGCGTTCAACGGCACCGTGAAGCTCCTCTCGATCCGCGTCGGCGACGGCGACTTCGCCCTGGCCGGCACGAAGAATCTCGACGAGGTCCTCAGCCGGCACGACGTCAAGCACGAGCTGACGATCAACGACGGCGGTCACACCTGGATCAACTGGCGCAAGTACCTGAGCGAATTTGCGCCCCGGTTGTTCCGCTGA
- the sppA gene encoding signal peptide peptidase SppA produces the protein MTRIGRIPGIALSLALLAVPAAPAQDKPADGPKPASSPSNPSPAKDAKPEAPPKPKVAVFRLGGTVQETPTDDVFNFGGEASVPLQTLVSRMDKAAGDPAVKAVVILLESPTVGSSQVEELRQAIGRIRAAGKEVYAHADQIGGLGHYALLTAASTIAVTPTADLWITGLYGESPYLRRMLDKIGVKPDFMTCGDYKSAAEIFLRDGPSKEAEAMQNWLLDSLYETAVARIAAGRKVSPAMVQAWIDSGPHSAEKAKELGMVDVVEHRQDLEARLAGKYGKDVTFDRKYGRKAEPKLDASSPFGLFKFWGELLGASKASDSRKPAIGVVYVEGPIVVGGGGGASDLFQEASASGVKIRKALDRAAADDAIKAVVLRVDSPGGSALASEIILDATRRVKAKKPFVVSMGDVAGSGGYYVACASDTIFADESTITASIGVVSGKLATKDVYDKLGVDFKSYRRGQNAGMLASGDVFSPGERLKMRAYMDEVYGVFKGHVTAARGNRLKKPIDELAGGRVFTGKQALALGLVDRIGTLHDAIAYVADQAKVKDYDVRTVPKPKSFLEQLLDEGSDDEGGKHLDILQRPSLLELAAPHLRALDPDRASLVRAAIGRLELIRREGVVLMMPELTTGH, from the coding sequence ATGACTCGCATCGGCCGGATTCCCGGCATCGCCCTGTCCCTCGCCCTGCTGGCGGTCCCCGCGGCGCCCGCCCAGGACAAGCCCGCGGACGGCCCGAAGCCCGCGTCGTCCCCCTCCAACCCGTCCCCCGCGAAGGACGCGAAGCCCGAGGCGCCGCCGAAGCCGAAGGTCGCCGTCTTCCGCCTCGGCGGGACGGTCCAGGAGACCCCCACGGACGACGTCTTCAACTTCGGCGGCGAGGCGAGCGTGCCGTTGCAGACGCTCGTCTCCCGGATGGACAAGGCGGCCGGCGACCCCGCGGTGAAGGCCGTCGTCATCCTTCTGGAGAGCCCCACGGTCGGCTCATCCCAGGTGGAGGAGCTGCGGCAGGCGATCGGCCGGATCCGGGCGGCCGGCAAGGAGGTGTACGCGCACGCCGACCAGATCGGCGGCCTGGGCCACTACGCGCTGCTGACCGCGGCCTCGACGATCGCCGTCACGCCGACGGCCGACCTCTGGATCACCGGGCTTTATGGCGAGTCGCCCTATCTCCGCCGGATGCTCGACAAGATCGGCGTGAAGCCCGACTTCATGACCTGCGGCGACTACAAGAGCGCCGCCGAGATCTTCCTCCGCGACGGCCCCAGCAAGGAGGCCGAGGCGATGCAGAACTGGCTGCTGGACAGCCTCTACGAGACGGCCGTCGCGCGGATCGCCGCCGGCCGCAAGGTCAGCCCGGCGATGGTCCAGGCCTGGATCGACAGCGGCCCGCACTCCGCCGAGAAGGCGAAGGAGCTGGGCATGGTGGACGTCGTCGAGCACCGCCAGGACCTGGAGGCCCGCCTGGCCGGCAAGTACGGCAAGGACGTGACCTTCGACCGCAAGTACGGGCGCAAGGCCGAGCCCAAACTCGACGCCTCGTCCCCCTTCGGCCTGTTCAAGTTCTGGGGCGAGCTCCTGGGCGCGTCGAAGGCGTCCGACTCCAGGAAGCCGGCGATCGGCGTCGTCTACGTGGAGGGTCCGATCGTGGTCGGCGGCGGGGGCGGCGCCTCGGACCTCTTCCAGGAGGCCTCCGCCTCGGGCGTGAAGATCCGCAAGGCGCTCGACCGGGCCGCGGCGGACGACGCGATCAAGGCCGTGGTGCTGCGGGTGGATTCGCCGGGCGGCTCCGCCCTGGCCAGCGAGATCATCCTGGACGCCACCCGCCGCGTGAAGGCGAAGAAGCCGTTCGTTGTCTCCATGGGCGACGTCGCCGGCAGCGGCGGGTACTACGTCGCCTGCGCCTCGGACACGATCTTCGCCGACGAATCCACGATCACCGCCTCGATCGGCGTGGTCAGCGGCAAGCTCGCGACGAAGGACGTGTACGACAAGCTCGGCGTTGACTTCAAGTCCTACCGCCGCGGCCAGAACGCCGGCATGCTCGCCTCCGGCGACGTCTTCTCGCCCGGCGAGCGGCTCAAGATGCGGGCCTACATGGACGAGGTCTACGGCGTCTTCAAGGGCCACGTCACGGCCGCCCGCGGCAACCGCCTGAAGAAGCCGATCGACGAGCTCGCCGGCGGCCGCGTCTTCACCGGCAAGCAGGCCCTGGCCCTCGGCCTGGTGGACCGGATCGGCACGCTGCACGACGCCATCGCGTACGTGGCCGATCAGGCGAAGGTCAAGGACTACGACGTCCGCACCGTGCCCAAGCCGAAGTCGTTCCTCGAGCAGCTCCTCGACGAGGGCTCCGACGACGAGGGGGGCAAGCACCTGGACATCCTCCAGCGCCCCTCGCTGCTGGAGCTGGCCGCTCCGCACCTGCGGGCCCTCGACCCCGACCGCGCCTCCCTCGTCCGCGCCGCGATCGGCCGCCTGGAGCTGATCCGCCGCGAGGGCGTCGTCCTCATGATGCCCGAGCTGACCACGGGACATTAA
- a CDS encoding PA0069 family radical SAM protein → MTRDDHPLAAGRGARVNTPNRFERTHHELDLSELDAADDADYIASLGRPPTEFLPDRSRTVVCRNDSPDVGFEASINPYRGCEHGCSYCYARPGHEYLGYSAGLDFETRILVKHDAPELLRRELMKPGYEPKVLAISGVTDPYQPAERRLRLTRRCLEVLAEFRHPVGIVTKNRLVVRDLDLLAPLAAQGASGVMLSITTLDAGLARELEPRTSPPAARLEAIRALAAAGVPAGVMVAPVIPGLTDHEMPAILEAAAAAGARVAGYVMLRLPLAVAPLFEDWLDKHRPAVKDRVLGRIRALRGGRLNDARFGVRLLGEGPLADVIRQVFHVACRQHGLNRERWPVSPSAFRRPEPSGPGRQLRLFE, encoded by the coding sequence ATGACGCGCGACGACCATCCCCTCGCCGCCGGCCGAGGCGCCCGGGTCAACACGCCGAACCGCTTCGAGCGGACGCACCACGAGCTGGACCTCTCCGAGCTGGACGCCGCGGACGACGCGGACTACATCGCCTCGCTGGGCCGGCCCCCGACCGAGTTCCTCCCCGACCGCTCGCGGACCGTCGTCTGCCGCAACGACAGCCCGGACGTGGGCTTCGAGGCGAGCATCAACCCCTACCGGGGCTGCGAACACGGTTGCAGCTATTGCTATGCGAGGCCGGGCCACGAGTACCTGGGCTATTCGGCCGGCCTGGACTTCGAGACGCGGATCCTGGTCAAGCACGACGCGCCGGAGCTGCTGCGTCGGGAGCTGATGAAGCCGGGCTACGAGCCGAAGGTGCTGGCGATCAGCGGCGTGACCGACCCGTACCAGCCGGCGGAGCGTCGGCTGCGGCTGACCCGGCGCTGCCTGGAGGTGCTCGCCGAGTTCCGCCACCCGGTGGGGATCGTCACCAAGAACCGGCTGGTCGTGCGGGACCTGGACCTGCTGGCCCCGCTGGCGGCGCAAGGCGCCTCGGGGGTGATGCTCTCGATCACGACGCTCGACGCGGGCCTGGCGCGAGAGCTCGAGCCGAGGACCTCGCCCCCGGCGGCCCGGCTGGAGGCGATCCGGGCGCTGGCGGCGGCGGGCGTCCCGGCCGGGGTCATGGTCGCGCCCGTCATCCCGGGCCTGACCGACCACGAGATGCCCGCGATCCTGGAGGCCGCCGCGGCGGCCGGGGCACGCGTCGCCGGCTACGTGATGCTCCGGCTCCCCCTGGCCGTCGCCCCGCTCTTCGAGGACTGGCTGGATAAGCACCGCCCGGCCGTCAAGGACCGCGTCCTCGGCCGCATCCGCGCCCTCCGGGGCGGCCGCCTGAACGACGCGCGGTTCGGCGTCCGCCTGCTCGGCGAGGGGCCGCTCGCCGACGTGATCCGCCAGGTCTTCCACGTCGCCTGCCGCCAGCACGGCCTGAACCGGGAGCGCTGGCCCGTCTCCCCCTCGGCGTTCCGGCGGCCCGAGCCATCCGGCCCGGGGAGGCAGTTGCGGCTGTTCGAGTGA
- a CDS encoding ABC transporter ATP-binding protein — protein MLIELDGVRKTYGRVTALDGLSVALPEGAIGLLGPNGAGKTTMIRCLLGLIALDSGGGRVLGMDIRERRMDIRQAVGFATEDECLFPGLMGVRFVAYAGELVGMAPRDALRRAHEVLDYVGLGEARYRRVESYSTGMKQRLKIASAIVHDPRLLILDEPTNGMDPAGREEILGLARDLSRSKGMSLVFSSHLLPDVEGVCDHVMVMGRGRLLAQGRIDDLKRPHDDEFEVRVKGDLAAFAATLAGRGAEAKAAEDHLLVKLPKGESAGVLWDAAGRSGEQIRALRPRRSTLEEIFLGALAEQS, from the coding sequence ATGCTCATCGAACTGGACGGCGTGAGGAAGACCTACGGCAGGGTGACGGCCCTGGACGGGCTGTCGGTGGCCCTGCCGGAGGGGGCGATCGGCCTGCTCGGGCCCAACGGGGCGGGCAAGACGACGATGATCCGCTGCCTGCTGGGCCTGATCGCCCTGGATTCCGGTGGCGGCCGGGTGCTCGGCATGGACATCCGCGAGCGGCGGATGGACATCCGCCAGGCGGTCGGCTTCGCCACCGAGGACGAGTGCCTCTTCCCGGGGCTCATGGGCGTACGGTTCGTGGCCTACGCGGGGGAACTCGTGGGGATGGCCCCGCGGGACGCCCTGCGGCGGGCGCACGAGGTGCTGGACTACGTCGGGCTGGGCGAGGCGCGGTACCGCCGGGTGGAGTCGTACTCGACGGGGATGAAGCAGCGGCTGAAGATCGCCTCGGCGATCGTCCACGACCCGCGGCTGCTGATCCTGGACGAGCCGACCAACGGCATGGACCCGGCGGGCCGGGAGGAGATCCTGGGCCTGGCGCGGGACCTCTCGCGGTCCAAGGGGATGAGCCTGGTCTTCTCCAGCCACCTGCTGCCGGACGTCGAGGGGGTCTGCGACCACGTGATGGTGATGGGCCGCGGCCGGCTGCTGGCGCAGGGGCGGATCGACGACCTGAAGCGGCCGCACGACGACGAGTTCGAGGTCCGCGTGAAGGGGGACCTGGCCGCCTTCGCCGCGACGCTCGCCGGGCGCGGGGCCGAGGCGAAGGCCGCGGAGGACCACCTGCTGGTGAAGCTCCCGAAGGGGGAGTCGGCGGGCGTCCTCTGGGACGCGGCCGGTCGGTCCGGCGAGCAGATCCGCGCCCTGAGGCCGCGGCGGAGCACGCTGGAGGAGATCTTCCTGGGCGCCCTGGCGGAGCAGAGCTGA
- a CDS encoding ABC transporter permease, with product MPILEQGYQHWRGELHGHAWRWAAITRQGLRAQAGNRWLRWILFGAFVPAIVLVGFLVVWGLFEQKSSVLAPFLFLFQGLPEELRAGPRGFRVTFWTLAFNTFLSVELYFSMLLVLLAGPELISQDLRFNAIPLYFSRPVRRTDYFLGKFGVVATFLSGVIFVPVVLAYVLGVAFSLDPLVIRDTWRIFLGALAYGAIVVLSAGTLILAVSSLSRNSRYVGAMWVGIWIVSATAAGQLEQVVRRPWCPLVSYSGNLDRIREGLLDTPAAYERLKTLFRAGQDQLRQSARPSLFGRGRRKGPDGMAPPVPRPPEPPGARGPGGTAPDGEKAELPWPWSLAVLAGLGVLSAGILSVRIRSLDRLR from the coding sequence ATGCCGATCCTCGAACAGGGCTATCAACACTGGCGGGGCGAGCTGCACGGGCACGCCTGGCGATGGGCGGCCATCACCCGCCAGGGGCTCCGCGCCCAGGCCGGCAACCGCTGGCTGCGCTGGATCCTCTTCGGCGCCTTCGTGCCGGCGATCGTCCTCGTCGGGTTCCTCGTGGTCTGGGGGCTGTTCGAGCAGAAGTCGAGCGTGCTGGCCCCCTTCCTGTTCCTCTTCCAGGGGCTGCCCGAGGAGCTCCGAGCCGGGCCTCGCGGGTTCCGGGTCACGTTCTGGACGCTGGCCTTCAACACGTTCCTGAGCGTCGAGCTGTACTTCTCGATGCTGCTGGTGCTGCTCGCCGGGCCGGAGCTGATCAGCCAGGACCTCCGGTTCAACGCCATCCCGCTGTACTTCTCGCGGCCGGTGCGGCGGACCGACTACTTCCTCGGCAAGTTCGGCGTGGTCGCGACGTTCCTGTCGGGGGTGATCTTCGTGCCGGTGGTCCTCGCCTACGTGCTGGGCGTGGCGTTCAGCCTGGACCCGCTGGTGATCCGCGACACCTGGCGGATCTTCCTCGGTGCGCTCGCCTACGGGGCCATCGTGGTCCTGTCGGCCGGGACGCTGATCCTGGCCGTGTCCTCGCTGTCGAGGAACTCGCGGTACGTCGGGGCGATGTGGGTGGGGATCTGGATCGTCAGCGCGACCGCGGCCGGGCAGCTCGAGCAGGTGGTCCGCCGGCCGTGGTGCCCGCTCGTCTCGTACTCGGGGAACCTGGACCGGATCCGCGAGGGCCTGCTCGACACGCCGGCCGCCTACGAGAGGCTGAAGACCCTGTTCCGGGCCGGCCAGGACCAGCTCCGGCAGTCGGCCCGGCCGTCGCTCTTCGGCCGCGGGCGTCGCAAGGGCCCCGACGGCATGGCCCCGCCCGTTCCGCGGCCCCCAGAGCCGCCCGGCGCGCGGGGGCCCGGCGGGACGGCCCCGGACGGGGAGAAGGCCGAGCTGCCCTGGCCCTGGTCGCTCGCCGTCCTGGCCGGCCTGGGCGTGCTCTCGGCGGGCATCCTCTCGGTCCGGATACGCTCGCTGGATCGGCTGAGATGA
- a CDS encoding ABC transporter ATP-binding protein, which translates to MAFHSVSKWYGPVIGVNNFSIRIGPGVTGLLGPNGAGKSTFLQLATGQLQPSQGEVRVLGHRPWNNAALNRLIGLCPEQDAFFEWMSGREFLRSCALMAGLGRRGARDAVDRVLETVRMTEHAHRAVRGYSKGMRQRTKLAQALVHDPRVLFLDEPLTGTDPVARHELVELVARLGREGRTIVVSSHVLQEVQGFTRQIVLMNRGRLVAYGDVRQIRDLIDAHPHRIVLRSPEPRALAAKLVRHDDVVGVDFQRGDGAIVVETRTPDAFYGRLPALALEGDTPITEVYSDDDNLEAVFKYLVTS; encoded by the coding sequence GTGGCGTTCCACTCGGTGTCGAAGTGGTACGGCCCGGTGATCGGCGTGAACAACTTCTCGATCCGGATCGGGCCCGGGGTGACCGGGCTGCTCGGGCCCAACGGGGCGGGCAAGAGCACGTTCCTGCAGCTCGCGACGGGGCAGCTCCAGCCCAGCCAGGGCGAGGTCCGCGTGCTCGGGCACCGGCCCTGGAACAACGCCGCGCTCAACCGCCTGATCGGGCTCTGCCCGGAGCAGGACGCCTTCTTCGAGTGGATGAGCGGGCGGGAGTTCCTGCGGTCGTGCGCGCTGATGGCCGGCCTCGGCCGTCGCGGGGCGAGGGACGCGGTGGACCGCGTGCTGGAGACCGTCCGGATGACCGAGCACGCCCACCGCGCCGTCCGCGGCTATTCCAAGGGCATGCGGCAGCGGACGAAGCTGGCCCAGGCGCTCGTGCACGACCCCCGGGTCCTCTTCCTGGATGAGCCGCTCACCGGGACGGACCCCGTCGCCCGGCACGAGCTGGTGGAGCTGGTGGCGAGGCTCGGCCGCGAGGGGCGGACGATCGTGGTCTCCAGCCACGTCCTCCAGGAGGTCCAGGGCTTCACGCGGCAGATCGTGCTCATGAACCGCGGCCGGCTCGTCGCCTACGGGGACGTCCGCCAGATCCGCGACCTGATCGACGCCCACCCGCACCGGATCGTCCTGAGGAGCCCCGAGCCCCGGGCGCTGGCCGCGAAGCTGGTGCGCCACGACGACGTCGTGGGGGTGGACTTCCAGCGGGGCGACGGCGCCATCGTCGTCGAGACCCGCACCCCGGACGCCTTCTACGGCCGGCTCCCCGCCCTGGCCCTGGAAGGGGACACGCCGATCACGGAGGTCTACTCGGACGACGACAACCTGGAGGCGGTCTTCAAGTACCTGGTGACCTCATGA
- a CDS encoding ABC transporter permease, with product MNDAAIETGLPAPGDLDDGPPVPLPRGVRPSAIGTVLRITADRQVRGRKLLVLCAMFSLPILFAALAHRFQDPFNAKKAEDVLVFGMIPQALVPLAALLFASGMVQDDVEEQTLTYLMIRPVPRWLIYASKLAGTWLVLALVTAAFTTMALAAVYWGTGLLDAPALAIRAGILSGILALALAAYAALFGLLGLLTRRALVGGVAYIVAFEGAFANIDFAVRWSTVMFHVRTLSIRWLGLSGDDWGIDAAKAPAATTSVLVLAGVAAAAAVLGALAFSTREFRVKTPEGS from the coding sequence ATGAACGACGCGGCGATCGAGACCGGCCTGCCCGCGCCGGGGGACCTCGACGACGGGCCGCCGGTGCCGCTGCCCCGCGGGGTGCGGCCCTCGGCGATCGGGACGGTCCTGCGGATCACGGCCGACCGCCAGGTCCGCGGGCGCAAGCTGCTGGTCCTCTGCGCGATGTTCTCCCTGCCCATCCTCTTCGCCGCGCTGGCGCACCGCTTCCAGGACCCGTTCAACGCCAAGAAGGCGGAGGACGTCCTGGTCTTCGGGATGATCCCCCAGGCCCTGGTGCCGCTGGCGGCGCTGCTGTTCGCCTCCGGGATGGTCCAGGACGACGTGGAGGAGCAGACGCTGACCTACCTGATGATCCGGCCGGTCCCGCGCTGGCTGATCTACGCGTCCAAGCTCGCCGGGACCTGGCTGGTGCTGGCCCTGGTCACGGCCGCGTTCACGACGATGGCCCTGGCGGCCGTCTACTGGGGGACCGGCCTGCTGGACGCGCCGGCCCTGGCGATCCGGGCGGGCATCCTCTCCGGGATCCTGGCCCTCGCCCTGGCCGCCTACGCGGCCCTCTTCGGGCTGCTCGGCCTGCTGACCCGCCGGGCGCTCGTCGGCGGGGTGGCGTACATCGTCGCCTTCGAGGGGGCCTTCGCGAACATCGACTTCGCCGTCCGCTGGTCCACCGTCATGTTCCACGTCCGCACGCTCTCCATCCGCTGGCTGGGCCTCTCCGGCGACGACTGGGGCATCGACGCGGCGAAGGCCCCCGCCGCGACGACCTCCGTGCTCGTCCTGGCCGGCGTCGCGGCCGCCGCCGCGGTCCTCGGCGCCCTGGCCTTCAGCACCCGCGAGTTCCGCGTGAAGACGCCCGAGGGGAGCTGA
- a CDS encoding pseudouridine synthase, producing MARPRYLKLFKPYDVLCQFTDEGGRATLKDFVAEPGVYPVGRLDRDSEGLLLLTDDGPLAHRLIDPKFEHPRTYLVQVERVPGEEALEALRRGVVLKDGPTRPAEAVLLPEEPPLPDRSPPIRFRKNVPTAWLSLTLREGRNRQVRRMTAAVGFPTLRLVRVAIGPIGLEGLSPGECRALDDREAAALRAACVPRGQAGAGRPRRPRGRS from the coding sequence ATGGCTCGCCCTCGCTATCTCAAGCTGTTCAAGCCCTACGACGTCCTCTGCCAGTTCACCGACGAGGGGGGCCGCGCGACGCTCAAGGACTTCGTGGCCGAGCCGGGCGTCTACCCCGTCGGCCGGCTCGACCGGGACAGCGAAGGGCTGCTCCTGCTCACGGACGACGGGCCGCTCGCCCACCGGCTGATCGACCCGAAGTTCGAGCACCCGCGGACGTACCTGGTCCAGGTCGAGCGCGTCCCGGGCGAGGAGGCGCTGGAGGCCCTGCGCCGGGGTGTCGTGCTCAAGGACGGCCCGACGCGGCCCGCCGAGGCGGTCCTGCTCCCGGAGGAGCCGCCGCTGCCGGACCGGTCGCCGCCGATCCGGTTCCGCAAGAACGTGCCGACGGCGTGGCTGTCCTTGACGCTCCGCGAGGGCCGCAACCGCCAGGTCCGCCGGATGACCGCCGCCGTCGGCTTCCCGACCCTGCGACTCGTCCGCGTCGCCATCGGCCCGATCGGCCTGGAGGGCCTCTCGCCGGGCGAATGCCGGGCGCTCGACGACCGCGAGGCGGCGGCACTCCGGGCGGCCTGCGTCCCGCGCGGTCAGGCCGGCGCCGGCCGCCCGAGGCGGCCTCGCGGGCGGTCGTAA